The Littorina saxatilis isolate snail1 linkage group LG1, US_GU_Lsax_2.0, whole genome shotgun sequence nucleotide sequence ctattcctctccctctgtctattcctctccctctgtctattcctctccctctgtctattcctctccctctgtctattcctctcactctgtctattcctctccctctgtctattcctctcactctgtctattcctctccctctgtctgttcctctccctctgtctaTTCCTCTCACTCTGTCTATTCATCTCACTCTGTCTAttcctctccctctgtctattcctctccctctgtctattcctctccctctgtctattcctctcactctgtctattcctctccctctgtctattcttctccctctgtctattcctctcactctgtctattcctctcactctgtctattcctctccctctgtctattcctctcactctgtctattcctctccctctgtctattcctctcactctgtctattcctctccctctgtctgttcctctccctctgtctgttcctctccctctgtctattcctctccctctgtctattcctctccctctgtctattcctctcactctgtctattcctctcactctgtctattcctctcactctgtctattcctctcactctgtctattcctctcactctgtctattcctctccctctgtctattcctctccctctgtctaTTCCTCTCACTCTGTCGATTCCTCTCACTCTGTCTACTCCTCTCACTCTGTCTATTCCTCTCACTCTGTCTACTCCTCTCACTCTGTCTACTCCTCTCACTCTGTCTATTCCTCTCACTCTGTCTATTCCTCTCACTCTGTCTATTCCTCTCACTCTGTCTACTCCTCTCACTCTGTCTATTCCTCTCACTCTGTCTATTCCTCTCACTCTGTCTATTCCTCTCACTCTGTCTAttcctctccctctgtctattcctctcactctgtctattcctctcactctgtctattcctctcactctgtctactcctctcactctgtctacttcctctcactctgtctattcctctcactctgtctattcctctcactctgtctattcctctcactctgtctattcctctcactctgtctattcctctcactctgtctattcctctcactctgtctattcctctccctctgtctaTTCCTCTCACTCTGTCTATTCCTCTCACTCTGTCTATTCCTCTCCCTCTGTTTAttcctctccctctgtctattcctctcactctgtctattcctctcactctgtctattcctctcactctgtctattcctctcactctgtctattcctctccctctgtctattcctctcactctgtctattcctctcactctgtctattcctctcactctgtctattcctctcactctgtctattcctctcactctgtctattcctctcactctgtctattcctctcactctgtctattcctctccctctgtcttttcctctccctctgtctattcctctccctctcactctgtctattcctctcactctgtctattcctctcactctgtctacttctctcactctgtctattcctctcactctgtctattcctctcactctgtctattcctctcactctgtctattcctctccctctgtctaTTCCTCTCCCCCTGTCTATTCCTCTCACCTCTGTCTATTCCTCTCACTCTGTCTATTCCTCTCACTCTGTCTATTCCTCTCACTCTGTCTAttcctctccctctgtctattcctctcactctgtctattcctctcactctgtctattcctctcactctgtctattcctctccctctgtctattcctctcccctctgtctattcctctcactctgtctattcctctccctctgtctattcctctccctctgtctattcctctccctctgtctaTTCCTCTCACTCTGTCTATTCCTCTCACTCTGTCTATTCCTCTCCCCCTGTCTATTCCTCTCACTCTGTCTAttcctctccctctgtctaTTCCTCTCCCCCTGTCTATTCCTCTCACTCTGTCTATTCCTCTCACTCTGTCTATTCCTCTCACTCTGTCTAttcctctccctctgtctattcctctccctctgtctaTTCCTCTCACTCTGTCTATTCCTCTCCTTCTGTCTATTCCTCTCACTCTGTCTATTCCTCTCCCCCTGTCTATTCCTCTCACTCTGTCTATTCCTCTCACTCTGTCTATTCCTCTCACTCTGTCTATTCCTCTCACTCTGTCTATTCCTCTCACTCTGTCTAttcctctccctctgtctaTTCCTCTCACTCTGTCTATTCCTCTCACTCTGTCTATTCCTCTCACTCTGTCTATTCCTCTCACACTGTCTATTCCTCTCCCCCTGTCTATTCCTCTCACTCTGTCTATTCCTCTCACTCTGTCTAttcctctccctctgtctattcctctccctctgtctattcctctcactctgtctattcctctcactctgtctattcctctcactctgtctattcctctcactctgtctattcctctccctctgtctattcctctccctctgtctattcctctcactctgtctattcctctcactctgtctattcctctcactctgtctacttctctcactctgtctattcctctccctctgtctattcctctccctctgtctaTTCCTCTCACTCTGTCTATTCCTCTCCCTATGTTTAATCCTATTCCTGTCTTTTCTAAGGCtaatcccctctctctctctctctctctctctctctctctctctctctctctctctctctctctctctctctctctctctctctctctctctctctctctctctctctctctctctctctctctctcataaatttcataacaccgactccacgtattgaccttttcaaatcaagccttctttattcaggtgcggtcctatggaactcactgcctagttttcttaagcataaaacaaacacagacagcttcaaaaaaaattatatgtcgcacataatgcaaataaacatgtgctgaatggttcatcaattcatttaaaatgtatgtgcatgttaaacaaaattataataatatgcagatctatctaaattaagttatgttaaaaattgacactttttatcattggaaattgtacttaaaatgcagcatgacaatttattttttaaatttgtatctgtatatacagttataatgtattaagtttgatgtgatagttctttgattatattgttttttgttcttgttgaccctatattagggcgagggctggatgtaaaaaagcaatattcttgcttatctattaccctcgataataaagattttgtcttgtcttgtcttgtcttgtcttgtctctctctctctctctctctctctctctctctctctctctctctctctctctctctctctctctctctctctctctctctctctctctctctctgtgttcttGATCTAATTCGGCTCATCGCTTTTTTTCTGCTTctttgtgtgttggtgtgtgtgtgtgtttgtatgtgtgtatgtgtctgtcctTGGGAATAGCGTGCAGCGACCGAATCGCACTATCCAATGCTTTTTTATGTTTTCTTTACCCTGCATTATCATTCTCTTTAGGCccaacaaaaatagtctgtttacggtaacccgaccgaccctatttttttcgcgcgacccaaGACTTTGTTTTGGCATTtaggaaaaaaaattaaaaaaataaaaaataaaaaatcttttggtttttttgcaaaataacgaaaaaatatggttttttggagaaaaaaaaataccgacctaccgaccctatttttttggcctatgttaccgtaaaaagaccttttttttgtgccttatcttttctctttcttcaacCCAGCGGCAAGCTACCTGGAAGCGAAAGGAAGCAGGGAGGGGCAGAGAGGGGCGAGGACGGTTGGTGGAAGAAGCCCAACTCAGAAGCTCAGGGCTACCAGGACAACAACAACGGCTACCAAAGTGGACACGGCAAGATACAAGATCCTGGCTATAGCATTGGCTCAGGTATGCTGCACACGGTCTAGTTTTTTTGcgattttatttgtttatttgcttgtcgatgttgctgttgttgttgttgttgttgttgttgttgttgttgttgttgttgttgttgtttttgttgttgtgtttctaTTTTAGTATTTTAACTGGTTAGTTGGTCGAATGTTCTCGTCAGTTCAACTCTCTTTTGTATTTTCCTTTCCGTGAGCGTTTCCCAATCTTGGACAGTTACAGTCTTGATTTCTTTCGTATCGTCTTTCAGATCGTACCTTGTATACGATAAAGGATTAGATTTCGTATCGTCTTCCAAATCGTACTTTGTGTATGGTAAAGGATTGGATTATAGTATCGCCTTTCAAATTGTACCTTGTGTACGGTATTAGATTGCATT carries:
- the LOC138958707 gene encoding uncharacterized protein, whose protein sequence is SPSVYSSPSVYSSHSVYSSHSVYSSPPVYSSHSVYSSPSVYSSPPVYSSHSVYSSHSVYSSHSVYSSPSVYSSPSVYSSHSVYSSPSVYSSHSVYSSPPVYSSHSVYSSHSVYSSHSVYSSHSVYSSHSVYSSPSVYSSHSVYSSHSVYSSHSVYSSHTVYSSPPVYSSHSVYSSHSVYSSPSVYSSPSVYSSHSVYSSHSVYSSHSVYSSHSVYSSPSVYSSPSVYSSHSV